Proteins found in one Fusarium oxysporum Fo47 chromosome V, complete sequence genomic segment:
- a CDS encoding ubiquinone biosynthesis protein COQ7-domain-containing protein: MSLSRTLARPLRSLLVRSTPSLYKPCVRTIATAQASVSTSGSPKKLKALTQEQRDFLDSALRVNQAGELAAVLIYAAQSPILLRSKPHLRKLMTHMYDQEDGHFKTFNGLIHKHRIRPTALYPLWSVMATGLGWSTAMLGYEAAMACTEAVETEIGGHYNEQIRTLLEMITQWEAEGYEVGEELSDLVKTLRVIRDEELEHLDHAVEHDAQKAEPHWLLTGVIRAGCRGAIWAYARLLGQTCMNKN, encoded by the exons ATGTCTTTATCCAGAACTCTTGCCAGGCCTCTGCGCTCTCTTTTAGTGcgatcaacaccaagtctTTACAAGCCATGTGTTCGCACCATCGCCACGGCTCAAGCCTCAGTCTCAACGTCTGGGTCTCCCAAGAAACTCAAAGCACTCACCCAGGAGCAACGTGATTTTCTCGACTCAGCT CTTCGTGTCAATCAAGCTGGTGAACTCGCTGCAGTCCTCATTTATGCTGCCCAGTCACCCATCCTTCTCCGATCAAAGCCTCATCTCCGCAAGCTGATGACGCATATGTATGATCAAGAAGACGGTCACTTTAAGACCTTTAATGGCCTCATTCACAAGCATCGCATTCGCCCTACTGCCCTGTACCCTTTGTGGTCCGTCATGGCTACTGGCCTAGGTTGGTCTACTGCTATGCTCGGTTACGAAGCTGCTATGGCTTGTACCGAGGCTGTCGAGACAGAGATTGGTGGCCACTACAACGAACAAATTCGGACATTGTTGGAAATGATTACGCAGTGGGAAGCCGAGGGTTACGAAGTCGGCGAGGAGTTATCAGATCTTGTCAAGACCCTCAGAGTGATACGAGACGAAGAACTGGAGCATCTCGATCATGCTGTAGAGCATGATGCACAAAAGGCAGAACCTCACTGGCTTCTCACTGGCGTCATCCGCGCAGGCTGCCGAGGTGCTATCTGG GCCTACGCGAGGCTCCTTGGACAAACATGTATGAATAAGAACTAG
- a CDS encoding uncharacterized protein (of unknown function-domain containing protein), translating to MQRRHSVTMAARNNNNSRGPSGRKIDPLLPYSIISEKTKKPRLRMRSLLGPCHARRVLTWLFGVAVLITLIFVKSRSSGYSVGKMSGTKTQQPIATATVLNTHGETVVMLTGDMDGDGKLETVPEGEYVTADEKKEVAAQLEKMPWLRFPHLDGYFHGLRTIVSKANLVPEYPNITDKAPMPSPTMSDHVPKPQKYIPYDHGSDVKTCYLDSKKSVPAPDLYAYNGVPQHMPDPAIGSYKLLGLRDDICFDRFSRYGPYGLGYSRAQGGLDTGLDTEASGNEHVWAETGKINYIDVNWADAQEDCYKANKHRFKQVNPDTQELSETSDKKGRIAVVVRTYTGFKWTELAVLNFRALISELSLRSGGEYQVHFLMQVRNIDEPIWSDKWTVQRIINDNVPAEFRGLVSLWSEPQMRLMYPGRFGETIENPSGADIHGIYRSAHFPLQVFAMQHPEYEHYWNWEMDMRYLGSYYEFFDRLGKWAKEQPRTLLWERSARYYIPPYHGTWENFSQTVQHDTLASGRAPIFGPLSFEGKEQLRHDEWGQSMMPPSCSSDAPDRSKCGVGEEADIITLNPLFDTEQSGWVFSDDATGYKAPPPRRCAIITASRLSRRLLMSMHEEVWRYHHTMFSEMFPPTVALHHGMKGVYAPHPIFLDRAWYPFSEIDAAFNAGRDHSTSGPGSPFDQLNEHNHKGTSWYFNSEFAGLMWRRWLGYAQLDGRGKHGGRANEGRERGGKTEEMNENSSGRLCLRGMLVHPIKFEHPSEKP from the exons ATGCAGCGGCGCCATTCAGTCACCATGGCCGCCCGCAACAACAATAATTCGCGAGGCCCATCGGGCAGGAAGATcgatcctcttctcccctaTTCCATCATTTCAGAAAAAACGAAGAAACCCAGACTTCGTATGCGGTCACTTCTGGGCCCCTGCCATGCCCGAAGGGTGTTGACCTGGCTTTTTGGCGTGGCTGTGCTCATCACCCTGATTTTTGTAAAATCCCGAAGTTCTGGCTACAGTGTTGGAAAGATGAGCGGCACCAAGACTCAGCAACCCATTGCGACCGCTACCGTCTTGAACACACACGGCGAAACTGTTGTAATGCTCACCGGTGATATGGATGGTGATGGAAAGCTCGAAACCGTTCCTGAAGGCGAATATGTTACTGCtgatgaaaagaaagaagtTGCTGCGCAACTTGAGAAGATGCCTTGGTTGAGATTTCCTCA CCTCGACGGGTACTTCCACGGTCTTCGTACTATTGTCAGCAAAGCCAACCTTGTCCCCGAATATCCCAATATCACTGATAAGGCTCCGATGCCCTCTCCCACTATGAGCGACCATGTGCCTAAGCCTCAGAAGTACATTCCTTATGACCATGGCAGTGATGTCAAGACCTGCTATCTCGATTCCAAGAAGTCGGTACCTGCTCCTGATCTGTATGCTTACAATGGCGTTCCTCAGCACATGCCGGATCCTGCTATCGGTTCGTACAAGCTCCTCGGACTCAGAGACGATATCTGTTTCGATCGTTTCAGTCGGTATGGACCTTACGGCCTGGGTTATAGCAGAGCCCAGGGCGGTCTAGATACTGGCTTGGACACTGAGGCTTCTGGTAACGAGCATGTTTGGGCAGAGACTGGGAAAATCAACTACATCGATGTCAACTGGGCAGATGCACAGGAAGACTGCTACAAAGCCAATAAGCATCGATTCAAGCAGGTCAACCCTGACACTCAAGAACTCTCGGAGACAAGCGACAAGAAGGGACGCATTGCTGTCGTCGTTCGAACATACACCGGCTTCAAGTGGACTGAACTAGCTGTACTGAACTTCCGGGCGCTTATCAGTGAGCTTTCCCTGCGATCCGGTGGTGAATACCAGGTTCACTTCCTGATGCAGGTGCGAAACATTGATGAGCCCATCTGGTCTGATAAGTGGACTGTACAGCGCATCATCAATGACAACGTCCCTGCTGAGTTCCGAGGCCTAGTATCGCTCTGGAGTGAGCCTCAAATGAGACTCATGTACCCCGGACGATTTGGCGAGACGATCGAGAACCCTAGTGGTGCCGATATTCACGGCATCTACCGTAGCGCCCACTTCCCTCTCCAAGTTTTCGCTATGCAACACCCCGAGTATGAACACTACTGGAACTGGGAGATGGATATGCGATACCTGGGCAGCTACTACGAATTCTTTGACCGCCTAGGCAAGTGGGCCAAGGAGCAACCTCGAACTCTTCTCTGGGAACGCAGCGCTCGCTACTACATTCCTCCCTACCATGGCACTTGGGAGAACTTTTCTCAAACTGTGCAGCATGACACTCTGGCCTCAGGTCGCGCTCCCATCTTCGGCCCGCTATCGTTCGAGGGTAAGGAACAGCTACGACACGATGAGTGGGGTCAATCGATGATGCCCCCTTCATGCAGCTCTGATGCTCCCGATCGATCCAAGTgtggtgttggtgaagaggcTGATATTATCACTCTCAATCCACTGTTCGATACCGAACAATCTGGCTGGGTCTTCTCGGATGATGCTACAGGTTACAaggctcctcctccgcgACGATGCGCCATCATTACTGCGTCACGTCTCAGCCGCCGTCTGCTGATGTCCATGCATGAAGAGGTTTGGCGATACCACCACACCATGTTCTCCGAGATGTTCCCTCCAACCGTTGCGCTGCATCATGGTATGAAGGGAGTGTACGCCCCACACCCAATCTTCCTTGACCGAGCCTGGTACCCTTTCAGTGAAATTGATGCAGCCTTCAACGCTGGTCGTGATCATTCGACATCTGGTCCTGGCAGTCCTTTTGACCAACTCAACGAGCATAATCACAAGGGCACCAGTTGGTACTTTAACAGCGAGTTCGCTGGTCTGATGTGGCGCCGATGGTTGGGCTATGCCCAGCTAGATGGCCGTGGCAAGCATGGAGGTCGTGCCAATGAGGGACGGGAGCGAGGTGGCAAGACAGAAGAGATGAACGAGAACAGCAGCGGCCGGTTATGTCTGCGTGGTATGCTGGTGCATCCCATCAAGTTTGAGCATCCTTCAGAGAAACCTTGA
- a CDS encoding cytochrome P450, producing the protein MTKYGSPKPIADHELSVATAIATASENILMLPPYHAGFSVMLMPFKRTQIAAKSSEYYRTDVGPRPQGKELNKGALSQDDIRGNTFIMLAAGQETSAGVLQFILLELANNPVSQRSLHGAIDETCGDGDPSLWDYENLINPKMVSMLGACIDQTLRMTPAVVEIPEAVPSK; encoded by the exons ATGACCAAGTATGGATCTCCTAAGCCCATTGCTGACCATGAATTGAGTGTTGCTACGGCCATTGCAACCGCTTCGGAGAATATTCTTATGCTTCCCCCCTACCACGCTGGCTTCTCTGTAA TGCTGATGCCGTTTAAGAGGACTCAAATTGCGGCAAAATCTTCCGAATA CTATAGGACTGATGTCGGTCCTCGCCCGCAAGGTAAAGAGCTGAACAAGGGGGCACTATCACAGGATGACATCCGTGGAAACACCTTCATCATGCTAGCTGCCGGACAGGAGACTTCGGCAGGTGTGCTTCAGTTTATCTTGTTGGAACTGGCAAACAACCCAGTATCGCAAAGAAGTCTTCACGGTGCCATTGACGAGACatgtggtgatggtgatcCATCATTGTGGGACTATGAAAACCTGATCAATCCCAAGATGGTCAGCATGTTGGGCGCTTGTATTGACCAGACTCTGAGAATGACGCCTGCGGTTGTCGAAATTCCTGAAGCAGTGCCTTCGAAATAG